One region of Plasmodium vivax chromosome 7, whole genome shotgun sequence genomic DNA includes:
- a CDS encoding phosphatidylserine decarboxylase, putative (encoded by transcript PVX_099840A) codes for MKKNERDSNFFRLYKNKYLITGVTILSFILMFQYKYHEVLTLHDNSENASQSNKLFWARLLFGRTRSRITGEIFKIEIPNTYRLLIFNFLIKYMKINKEEIKYPIESYKSFGEFFSRYIREETRPIGDVSDYSIVSPCDSELMDYGELSSDYLENIKGVKFNVNTFLGSNFQKKYNDGSTKFFYAIFYLSPQKYHHFHAPFNFKYKIRRHISGELFPVFQGMFKIINNLFNINERVILSGEWKGGNVYYAAISAYNVGNIKIINDEELVTNNMRTQLSYMGGDINTKIFDSFKSVEVGDEIGEFKMGSSIVVIFENKKDFSWNVQPNQTVSVGQRLGGVGEPVREKNRFIKIRS; via the coding sequence atgaagaagaatgAGCGAGACAGCAACTTCTTCCGGCTGTACAAGAACAAGTACCTCATCACGGGCGTGACGATCCTGTCCTTCATCCTGATGTTTCAGTACAAGTACCACGAAGTGCTGACCCTCCACGACAATAGCGAAAATGCATCGCAGAGCAACAAGCTCTTCTGGGCGCGTCTCCTCTTCGGGAGAACAAGGAGTCGCATCACAGGAGAGATATTCAAAATCGAAATCCCAAACACGTACCGATTGCTCATCTTCAACTTTTTAATCAAGTACATGAAGATTAacaaggaagaaataaagtACCCAATAGAGTCATACAAATCCTTTGGGGAATTCTTCTCCCGTTATATAAGAGAGGAAACGAGACCCATTGGAGATGTAAGTGACTACTCTATAGTCAGCCCATGCGACAGTGAGCTCATGGATTATGGAGAGCTGTCATCAGATTATTTGGAAAACATTAAGGGGGTCAAATTTAACGTAAACACGTTTTTGGGTTCTAATTTTCAGAAAAAGTACAACGATGGCAgtaccaaatttttttatgccattttttatttgagtCCCCAAAAATACCACCACTTTCATGCCCCCTTTAACTTCAAGTACAAAATTAGGAGGCACATATCTGGGGAGTTGTTTCCTGTTTTCCAGGGGatgtttaaaattattaataaccTATTTAACATCAACGAGAGGGTCATTCTATCTGGAGAGTGGAAAGGTGGGAACGTCTACTATGCAGCCATTAGTGCGTATAATGTGGgcaatattaaaataattaatgatgAGGAGCTCGTCACTAATAATATGAGGACTCAGCTGAGCTACATGGGGGGAGATATCAACACCAAGATTTTCGACTCCTTTAAAAGCGTCGAAGTGGGAGACGAAATTGGGGAATTCAAAATGGGCTCTTCCATTGTCGTCatctttgaaaataaaaaggactTCTCTTGGAACGTCCAGCCCAACCAGACTGTCTCCGTGGGCCAGCGCCTCGGCGGAGTGGGCGAGCCCGTCCGGGAGAAAAACAGGTTCATCAAGATCAGGAGCTGA